One genomic segment of Acanthochromis polyacanthus isolate Apoly-LR-REF ecotype Palm Island chromosome 9, KAUST_Apoly_ChrSc, whole genome shotgun sequence includes these proteins:
- the LOC110951131 gene encoding elongation factor 1-delta-like isoform X2, with amino-acid sequence MPKQSATMSGLQCLATENIWFDKQRYDEAERRFYEGVNGPSSPQQQVKTALQQAKGRQQKRQHRNSSSHAGGDQELVSRMKSLELENQTLHKVVQEMRAALQKLESRVLILEKSPVAAAVPCAKAAPVQAAPVKQVKVENGDDDDDDIDLFGSDDDDEEAARIKQERVDAYAAKKAKKPALIAKSSILLDVKPWDDETDMAQLEQCVRSVQMDGLLWGASKLVPVGYGIKKLQINCVVEDDKVGTDILEEEITKFEDFVQSVDVAAFNKI; translated from the exons ATGCCCAAACAAAG CGCCACCATGAGTGGACTGCAATGCCTCGCCACAGAGAACATCTGGTTCGACAAACAGCGCTACGATGAGGCGGAGAGGCGTTTCTACGAGGGAGTCAATGGCCCCTCCTCACCACAGCAACAG GTGAAAACAGCCCTGCAGCAGGCCAAAGGGCGCCAGCAGAAACGGCAGCACAGAAAC TCATCCTCACATGCCGGTGGAGACCAAGAGCTGGTTTCACGCATGAAGAGCCTGGAGCTGGAGAACCAGACTCTGcacaaag TGGTGCAGGAGATGAGAGCTGCCCTGCAGAAGCTGGAGTCCAGAGTGCTTATCCTGGAAAAGAGCCCTGTAGCAGCAGCTGTCCCATGTGCTAAG GCTGCTCCAGTCCAGGCTGCTCCAGTCAAACAGGTGAAGGTGGAGAATGGCGATGATGACGACGATGACATAGACTTGTTTGGCAGTGATGatgacgatgaggaggcagcaCGCATTAAGCAGGAGCGCGTGGATGCCTATGCTGCCAAGAAAGCTAAGAAACCTGCCCTCATTGCCAAGTCATCCATCCTCCTGGACGTGAAGCCT TGGGACGATGAGACAGATATGGCACAGCTGGAGCAGTGTGTGCGCTCAGTGCAGATGGACGGGCTGCTGTGGGGAGCTTCCAAGCTGGTACCAGTGGGCTACGGCATCAAGAAGCTGCAGATCAACTGTGTGGTCGAGGATGACAAAGTTGGAACAGACATCCTGGAGGAGGAGATCACCAAGTTTGAGGACTTT GTCCAGAGCGTAGATGTTGCTGCCTTCAATAAGATCTGA
- the LOC110951131 gene encoding elongation factor 1-delta-like isoform X1, whose protein sequence is MLKLLFRQRTLSSIMPKQSATMSGLQCLATENIWFDKQRYDEAERRFYEGVNGPSSPQQQVKTALQQAKGRQQKRQHRNSSSHAGGDQELVSRMKSLELENQTLHKVVQEMRAALQKLESRVLILEKSPVAAAVPCAKAAPVQAAPVKQVKVENGDDDDDDIDLFGSDDDDEEAARIKQERVDAYAAKKAKKPALIAKSSILLDVKPWDDETDMAQLEQCVRSVQMDGLLWGASKLVPVGYGIKKLQINCVVEDDKVGTDILEEEITKFEDFVQSVDVAAFNKI, encoded by the exons ATGTTGAAGCTGCTTTTCAG GCAGCGTACATTATCCTCCATCATGCCCAAACAAAG CGCCACCATGAGTGGACTGCAATGCCTCGCCACAGAGAACATCTGGTTCGACAAACAGCGCTACGATGAGGCGGAGAGGCGTTTCTACGAGGGAGTCAATGGCCCCTCCTCACCACAGCAACAG GTGAAAACAGCCCTGCAGCAGGCCAAAGGGCGCCAGCAGAAACGGCAGCACAGAAAC TCATCCTCACATGCCGGTGGAGACCAAGAGCTGGTTTCACGCATGAAGAGCCTGGAGCTGGAGAACCAGACTCTGcacaaag TGGTGCAGGAGATGAGAGCTGCCCTGCAGAAGCTGGAGTCCAGAGTGCTTATCCTGGAAAAGAGCCCTGTAGCAGCAGCTGTCCCATGTGCTAAG GCTGCTCCAGTCCAGGCTGCTCCAGTCAAACAGGTGAAGGTGGAGAATGGCGATGATGACGACGATGACATAGACTTGTTTGGCAGTGATGatgacgatgaggaggcagcaCGCATTAAGCAGGAGCGCGTGGATGCCTATGCTGCCAAGAAAGCTAAGAAACCTGCCCTCATTGCCAAGTCATCCATCCTCCTGGACGTGAAGCCT TGGGACGATGAGACAGATATGGCACAGCTGGAGCAGTGTGTGCGCTCAGTGCAGATGGACGGGCTGCTGTGGGGAGCTTCCAAGCTGGTACCAGTGGGCTACGGCATCAAGAAGCTGCAGATCAACTGTGTGGTCGAGGATGACAAAGTTGGAACAGACATCCTGGAGGAGGAGATCACCAAGTTTGAGGACTTT GTCCAGAGCGTAGATGTTGCTGCCTTCAATAAGATCTGA
- the LOC110951131 gene encoding elongation factor 1-delta-like isoform X5: MSGLQCLATENIWFDKQRYDEAERRFYEGVNGPSSPQQQSSSHAGGDQELVSRMKSLELENQTLHKVVQEMRAALQKLESRVLILEKSPVAAAVPCAKAAPVQAAPVKQVKVENGDDDDDDIDLFGSDDDDEEAARIKQERVDAYAAKKAKKPALIAKSSILLDVKPWDDETDMAQLEQCVRSVQMDGLLWGASKLVPVGYGIKKLQINCVVEDDKVGTDILEEEITKFEDFVQSVDVAAFNKI, from the exons ATGAGTGGACTGCAATGCCTCGCCACAGAGAACATCTGGTTCGACAAACAGCGCTACGATGAGGCGGAGAGGCGTTTCTACGAGGGAGTCAATGGCCCCTCCTCACCACAGCAACAG TCATCCTCACATGCCGGTGGAGACCAAGAGCTGGTTTCACGCATGAAGAGCCTGGAGCTGGAGAACCAGACTCTGcacaaag TGGTGCAGGAGATGAGAGCTGCCCTGCAGAAGCTGGAGTCCAGAGTGCTTATCCTGGAAAAGAGCCCTGTAGCAGCAGCTGTCCCATGTGCTAAG GCTGCTCCAGTCCAGGCTGCTCCAGTCAAACAGGTGAAGGTGGAGAATGGCGATGATGACGACGATGACATAGACTTGTTTGGCAGTGATGatgacgatgaggaggcagcaCGCATTAAGCAGGAGCGCGTGGATGCCTATGCTGCCAAGAAAGCTAAGAAACCTGCCCTCATTGCCAAGTCATCCATCCTCCTGGACGTGAAGCCT TGGGACGATGAGACAGATATGGCACAGCTGGAGCAGTGTGTGCGCTCAGTGCAGATGGACGGGCTGCTGTGGGGAGCTTCCAAGCTGGTACCAGTGGGCTACGGCATCAAGAAGCTGCAGATCAACTGTGTGGTCGAGGATGACAAAGTTGGAACAGACATCCTGGAGGAGGAGATCACCAAGTTTGAGGACTTT GTCCAGAGCGTAGATGTTGCTGCCTTCAATAAGATCTGA
- the LOC110951131 gene encoding elongation factor 1-delta-like isoform X4 produces MSGLQCLATENIWFDKQRYDEAERRFYEGVNGPSSPQQQVKTALQQAKGRQQKRQHRNSSSHAGGDQELVSRMKSLELENQTLHKVVQEMRAALQKLESRVLILEKSPVAAAVPCAKAAPVQAAPVKQVKVENGDDDDDDIDLFGSDDDDEEAARIKQERVDAYAAKKAKKPALIAKSSILLDVKPWDDETDMAQLEQCVRSVQMDGLLWGASKLVPVGYGIKKLQINCVVEDDKVGTDILEEEITKFEDFVQSVDVAAFNKI; encoded by the exons ATGAGTGGACTGCAATGCCTCGCCACAGAGAACATCTGGTTCGACAAACAGCGCTACGATGAGGCGGAGAGGCGTTTCTACGAGGGAGTCAATGGCCCCTCCTCACCACAGCAACAG GTGAAAACAGCCCTGCAGCAGGCCAAAGGGCGCCAGCAGAAACGGCAGCACAGAAAC TCATCCTCACATGCCGGTGGAGACCAAGAGCTGGTTTCACGCATGAAGAGCCTGGAGCTGGAGAACCAGACTCTGcacaaag TGGTGCAGGAGATGAGAGCTGCCCTGCAGAAGCTGGAGTCCAGAGTGCTTATCCTGGAAAAGAGCCCTGTAGCAGCAGCTGTCCCATGTGCTAAG GCTGCTCCAGTCCAGGCTGCTCCAGTCAAACAGGTGAAGGTGGAGAATGGCGATGATGACGACGATGACATAGACTTGTTTGGCAGTGATGatgacgatgaggaggcagcaCGCATTAAGCAGGAGCGCGTGGATGCCTATGCTGCCAAGAAAGCTAAGAAACCTGCCCTCATTGCCAAGTCATCCATCCTCCTGGACGTGAAGCCT TGGGACGATGAGACAGATATGGCACAGCTGGAGCAGTGTGTGCGCTCAGTGCAGATGGACGGGCTGCTGTGGGGAGCTTCCAAGCTGGTACCAGTGGGCTACGGCATCAAGAAGCTGCAGATCAACTGTGTGGTCGAGGATGACAAAGTTGGAACAGACATCCTGGAGGAGGAGATCACCAAGTTTGAGGACTTT GTCCAGAGCGTAGATGTTGCTGCCTTCAATAAGATCTGA
- the LOC110951131 gene encoding elongation factor 1-delta-like isoform X3, producing the protein MLKLLFRQRTLSSIMPKQSATMSGLQCLATENIWFDKQRYDEAERRFYEGVNGPSSPQQQSSSHAGGDQELVSRMKSLELENQTLHKVVQEMRAALQKLESRVLILEKSPVAAAVPCAKAAPVQAAPVKQVKVENGDDDDDDIDLFGSDDDDEEAARIKQERVDAYAAKKAKKPALIAKSSILLDVKPWDDETDMAQLEQCVRSVQMDGLLWGASKLVPVGYGIKKLQINCVVEDDKVGTDILEEEITKFEDFVQSVDVAAFNKI; encoded by the exons ATGTTGAAGCTGCTTTTCAG GCAGCGTACATTATCCTCCATCATGCCCAAACAAAG CGCCACCATGAGTGGACTGCAATGCCTCGCCACAGAGAACATCTGGTTCGACAAACAGCGCTACGATGAGGCGGAGAGGCGTTTCTACGAGGGAGTCAATGGCCCCTCCTCACCACAGCAACAG TCATCCTCACATGCCGGTGGAGACCAAGAGCTGGTTTCACGCATGAAGAGCCTGGAGCTGGAGAACCAGACTCTGcacaaag TGGTGCAGGAGATGAGAGCTGCCCTGCAGAAGCTGGAGTCCAGAGTGCTTATCCTGGAAAAGAGCCCTGTAGCAGCAGCTGTCCCATGTGCTAAG GCTGCTCCAGTCCAGGCTGCTCCAGTCAAACAGGTGAAGGTGGAGAATGGCGATGATGACGACGATGACATAGACTTGTTTGGCAGTGATGatgacgatgaggaggcagcaCGCATTAAGCAGGAGCGCGTGGATGCCTATGCTGCCAAGAAAGCTAAGAAACCTGCCCTCATTGCCAAGTCATCCATCCTCCTGGACGTGAAGCCT TGGGACGATGAGACAGATATGGCACAGCTGGAGCAGTGTGTGCGCTCAGTGCAGATGGACGGGCTGCTGTGGGGAGCTTCCAAGCTGGTACCAGTGGGCTACGGCATCAAGAAGCTGCAGATCAACTGTGTGGTCGAGGATGACAAAGTTGGAACAGACATCCTGGAGGAGGAGATCACCAAGTTTGAGGACTTT GTCCAGAGCGTAGATGTTGCTGCCTTCAATAAGATCTGA